Sequence from the Puntigrus tetrazona isolate hp1 chromosome 11, ASM1883169v1, whole genome shotgun sequence genome:
AAGGAAATCCCAACTGTCTAGTCGGTATTGGGGAACAATCATGGTTAGGAGAAATTGATGAAAATGCCTTCCACAACATCGATGACCCAAATTCTGAAAGACGAGATAAGGTGCACTgaataatatatagtaattgAATAATATAAGAAATTGTTAGTAATTTTAGCACTTAGGTTTAaacttatttgttttagttagctgccaaggcaacattgctcatttaaaattatttttttaatagctttaattCAAATACGGAAAGTGGTATTTTATATAGTCATAGTTTTCATTAACAATAGCGAAACTAGAATGCAAGGGTCCTCAAATGCCTTTATCACTCAACATTTATGTAACCGCTGTCTTTTTTGCAGAACACATTTGTGGGCTTGACGAATCTTGGTGCCACATGTTACGTGAACACTTTTCTCCAGGTGTGGTTCCACAATCTGGAGCTTCGTAGAGCCTTATATCGATTTCAGAATTCCAGAGCAGAAGGGCACAACACAGATTCAGGTGAGCTCTAGGGTCTTTCTTTTAAAGCCTGCGTGATTTTATTGTCAACATGCTAAACTTCATTCATTGTAGTgactattttcatttaataactcTAACTGGAGATACTTTGAAGCTAAGCAAAAAGGGTGCAATTCAATTCAGTGCAAGGGTGGAATAAGtgtatatgtgttatatatgcattaaatgcatgGAAAAGTcccaataatttaaaatgatttttcttatttttctgcaGATTATGAACCACGGACGATATGTGAACATCTTCAGTATCTGTTTGCTTTGCTACAGAACAGTAACAGACGGTATATCGACCCTTCGGGGCTGGTTAAGGCTCTTGGGCTCGACACAGGACAACAGCAGGTAGTTCAGCACAGGCTGAAGCATGTCGGAGTGCCATGTGGTTCATGGGAAGGCTCAAAATGCGGtgttctttcatttttaggATGCTCAGGAATTCTCCAAACTCTTCCTCTCACTTCTCGAAGACACGCTTTCAAAGCAGAAGGACCCAAATCTCCAAAATGTCATTCAGCAGCAGTTTTGTGGGCAGTTCTCTTATGTTACAGTGTAAGTTACTCTAAACAAACGCTATTTTCAGATGCAGGCATTTATTACTCTCGCTTTGAACTTAATACGTTATAATGTAGTaattaatgcttgtttttttgtgtgttatgcCAGATGCAACAAATGTGGACGTGAGTCTCCTCTACCATCACGATTTTATGAGCTGGAGTTAAACATTCAAGGGCACAAAAACCTCACAGAGTGTGTTACGGAGTTTCttaaggtgattttctcaaatTTATGTGCCTGACATATGTCATAGTGTCGATCAGATATTGAGGGGCTCAATGTATTGTTCCTCGTGCTGTTTAGGAGGAGAAGCTGGACGGTGATAATCGCTACTATTGTGAGACCTGTCAGAGTAAACAGAACGCCACCCGTCGGATCAAGCTCCAGAGTCTTCCCCGCACACTTAATTTTCAGCTCAtgcgttttgtttttgataGGTGAGTGTCGTAATTTGTCACTTAACAGATCTGTTACTAAATGTTTTCTAGacaattttaatcatttgtttctgttttcctATGCTTTTATAGGCAAAGTGGTCATAAGAAGAAACTCAACACCTTCATTAGTTTTCCAGAAGTTCTTGACATGGGGCCATTTTTGGAAGGAAAAGgtattttgtgcatttagtATGTACACTGcagtttaaaacacttttattgtaaaagtacagtaaaaacattaatattgtgaaaaaccAATAGAATTTACCAGATCACTGTTTGAATATGACATGAAATTACATcagtacatttttcttttgtgtgtcacatgatccttaagaaatcattctagtgatttgctgctcaagaaaattTCTTATTGACTGAAAATAGCTGCTTAATACTCTTTTGTGAcaaccatgatacattttccagtatttttgttatgaaattgtaatttttttggtttgttttttaattcagaagAGAAGTGTACTTACGAGCTCAGTGCGGTGTTGATTCATCGTGGCGTGAGCGCATATTCTGGCCACTACATCGCTCATGTAAGAGACGCCCACACCAACGATTGGTACAAATTCAATGATGAGGAGATCGAGAAAATGGAGGGCAAGAAACTTCAGCTGGGAATCGAGGAAGACATCGGTAATAACACGTTTGGACAGTTTACTTTAAATGATGCCTATTTGTTGTAGCTACTTGTTAGTGCAGTTGCTTTTAAAGTTCTTAAAGCATGAAAATACAAAAGTGCACTTAAGTGGTTATTCTTCTTCGCCTTGTAGCCGAGACTGCCAAGTCTCAAACCCGAAAGCCAAAATGTAGCAAAGGCTATCACTGTTCGAGAAACGCATACATGTTAGTGTACAAACAGCAGACGGAAGAGATTGACCAAACAGAAACTATCGTTGAAGTACCAGGTAATCCTGACTGAGAATATGGAGGGTAATATTTTCCCTATTATTACACTGTTTTTTTGTAAGCGGTATCCTTCACCAGTACATACCTAAGATGTATTTGTTTGGTTGTAGTTTTTCTCCAGAAGCTGGTTGACCAGGACAACAAGAAGTTTGAGGAGTGGTGCAATGAAATGGCAGACATGCGAAAGCAGAGTGTTGACAAAGGCAAAGCCAAACATGAGGAGGTGAAGGAGCTCTACGAATTGTTACCTGCAGAAGACGGTCCGTAAAAATGCCCCGTGCATTAGTTTCTCAACTAATATGAACTGTTAAATCTCCCTTTTTTCAGTCTtgaacataattatatttacactaccattcagaagtttgggattgataagattttttttttttatgtttttaacctGTGTTTATCTGATCCAAGTAGTTTATTTCTGCAGTCTTCATTATCATGTGATCTTttacaaatcattctaatatcctGATTATAAACATTGGAAACAGTTGcgttgcttcatatttttgtgatgcattttttcagGAATCCTCAATaattagaaagttcaaaagatcaTAAGTATATAGTTCTTTTGTATaattcttttgtaacatttaaaataaatgtaatttaatgcctCATTGCTAAGTAAAAACaaccccaaacttctgaataaCAGTGCAACCAGTTTAATGGCTTTTGTATTAATATGAAAGCATCAGTTTCCTAGAAGAAATTAATGCTTTGGGCTCTTTTTGTGCTTCTAGGTCAACCGTATGAGTTTGTGCCTTTGGAGTGGCTCAAGAAATGGCTTGATGACTCCACGGCCATCAAAGAAATTGACAACAGCCAGTTCTTGTGTTCCCATGGCAAACTGCACCCAGACAACATTGGCGAGGTCAAAAGAATATCCTCGAAGGCCGCTGACCTCCTTTTTGGCCGCTATGGAGTAATATCTAGACTAGACCGTAAGACTTTCTTTTGTCAAATCACTTAATTGTTCATTACtgtgttttatacatatattcattcatcttGGGGTGGTATTTAGAGTCATCGCTCTGCAGAGACTGTGTCACTCAGCGATGTCGGGTGATCAGACTGAAAAACCAGCTGAATGAAGATTACAGAGAGGTCATGAATCTTGCCAAAGCTCCTTTAAAAAGGTATGAGTGCTGCTTTACCCTGAATCGCTTTTACTCCACGGTTATTAAGTATCATCGACATTCTGTTAgtctttattgttttatatttggttttatttgtatattttccattttaatttgaaagttttagcaattttgtgtctttttatttcgtgtttttatcaaattaattaaatattttataaatggttTTAGTTAATTATAATAACCCTGGTAATGCAGTTCGTTAGATGTTTGATGAAGCTGATCTGATGTTTATATTGGCTGTATTTAGTGATGAATCAGGTTTCTGGATTGGTAAGGCTTCTCTAAGGAGCTGGAGACAATTGGCATTAGACCAGCTAGAGGAAGACGAGGAAGAAACCAAAcacaaataacaacaaaattaaCGGAGAGAAAAGCAGCAGCGCAGGATCTAAAGGTACTGGGACCTCCAGATGCTGTCTGTTGCTTTTGCTCTTGCCTTTTAGatgtttattctcttttttttttcattttgctagCTGATGGAGTTAAGGGAGATAATGAAGAGGGCGATGGTGAAGAGATGAAAAACTTTAATGAAGACATTCTCTGCTATCACGGTTTGTggataaaactaaacttttcactttttcaaatttaaaaactttctatATTTAGCGGTATCTATCCTGTTCAATGATGGTTTTAGTGATGCACAGAATTGTTgtcattaaattaacattttttgtgaattccacatgaatgaatatttaattatttgaaattaattaaggTTGATTTATGTAATTGTCTCTTTCTCCCATAGGTGGCCTGAGTATAATAGAGAATGACAGAAGGCTGGTTTCTGCAGAGGTGTGGAACAAACTGCGGGTGTATTTCCCCAAAGCACCAGAATTCCCGCAAAATCATGAATCCTGTCAGCAGTGCATGGTAATAAGTTAATAATTGAGCACATTTCTCATTTGGTGAAAGGTGTAGTGGACACTCATAACCTTGTGAGCTGCATTTCTGGGCTCGTTTTTAAGAGTGACCATGTCTTTCAGAGGCTGGAAAGAGAAGGTAAAGAAAATGAAGCTTTGAACAGAATGATGGCAAATGAACAGAAGAGCTCCCTTCTCAACCTCTTCCAGGAGAAGAATCGGCCCACCCTGCAGAAATGGCCACAGGTGATgccattttacaaaataaaggaTTTCATATTGGAGTTGGAGAGGTAGATGTTAGAGGGTGAACATGTCAGtagttcattattattttttagtgcACTGACTTTGGTTTGTATCGTGTTTTAGGAAACAGATATTCTGTACATTGTACCTCATTACTTTGTAGATGAATGGAGGAAATTTATCAggtaatggaaaaaatatttacaaatacttTATTTGGTTTAAACATGCATCATTTTGATAGTCCTAAATTATTGTAACATCTTCTGTAATACCTGATCACCACAGGAGGCCAGCAAAGAGCAACCCAGTGTCCAACGTGGGGAACAGTATCCTGCTCTGTCCTCACGGAGGCTTCATGTTCACGTATGACTCCATGCTGCAAGGAGACGCTCAACAGTGAGTTACTCAGTCCTGACCTCTCATATGACCATCTTCAAAAGTTTAaagtcagagttttttttttaaagaaatacccacggatgcattaaactgatctgAAGTAATTATAAAGACGTTTattgttgttctgttttatataaatgctgttcttttgaacatcctgttcatcaaagaatgaaaggaaaagttcacccaaaaatgaaaattctgtcatcgtttactcgcgctcaagttgttccaaacctgtacgactttctttgttctgccgaacacaaagaaatattttgaagaaagtttgttaCCGGATTATTGTGGGTcatcattgacttccatagcaggAAAAAATACTATCAAGTAAATGCAATCAATgcatgtctgtctttctgtttgggcagaacaaagaaattcatacaagtgctgcttgagagtgagtaaatgatgacacaattttcttttttgggtgaactattactttaagaaGCATAAAggaatcattaaaaaacaacataaatgtttgaaaataagcACAAGAGacttactttcatttaaaaatcttactaaacCCAAACTTTACTGAACAATCCACTTTacctattaaattaaaatgttaactatCTATATAAAGAGCACTTTTAAGTCTGATTGTTTGTGTCACAGTATAGCTCTTCTCTGGCCTGCTGAATGGGAGGTGATCAGCAGAATGTTTCTGGTGGACCAGCCCATCTCCATATGTCGGATTcatgacaaaacacaagacaatgGCAATGTGCAATACCAGACTCATCCAGGTATGCTAAACCGACAACCCTCAGCCAGGAGTTTCTCCAGACGGGTGTTTCATGTGATGTGTGTCGCTCTTAGATCTATGTCGGGAATGCAGAGAGGGCTTCATTTTCCAGCAGCAGAGGACATGAGGAGTACGCGCAGAGCCACGGTGTACGTTCGGAAAGTCATTGACAAGAAAAGGGTGAGTTTTCGCATGATCATGTGTCCTCAACCCTAACCACTACGAGTGTACAACCAGGAACAACTCCTCTGTGCTGTTTCTTGCAGATGATTAAAGAATCTGCCCCCGAGTTCAGTGTGAGTGGATCAGATGTAGAGGATGAAAGAGAAGAGCCAAAgatggatggagagaaagaTCCAGACTTCAGTCAAGTACGTTTAAAGACTGTCCATCCACTTTTCCAactgtctgtttgtgtctcaTGCCTCTTTCTTTCAATCAGTCTGAGGGAGGAGCCAAACGGCAGAAGTTGAATGAGACCGTCTCTCTTTCCGTGGCCTCTGTGGCCCCCGTGACC
This genomic interval carries:
- the LOC122353978 gene encoding LOW QUALITY PROTEIN: ubiquitin carboxyl-terminal hydrolase 48-like (The sequence of the model RefSeq protein was modified relative to this genomic sequence to represent the inferred CDS: inserted 1 base in 1 codon; deleted 1 base in 1 codon), encoding MAPRLQLEKAAWRWAETVKPEDITHEHIELAYRIAVTACKRGTCRRNCKGNPNCLVGIGEQSWLGEIDENAFHNIDDPNSERRDKNTFVGLTNLGATCYVNTFLQVWFHNLELRRALYRFQNSRAEGHNTDSDYEPRTICEHLQYLFALLQNSNRRYIDPSGLVKALGLDTGQQQDAQEFSKLFLSLLEDTLSKQKDPNLQNVIQQQFCGQFSYVTVCNKCGRESPLPSRFYELELNIQGHKNLTECVTEFLKEEKLDGDNRYYCETCQSKQNATRRIKLQSLPRTLNFQLMRFVFDRQSGHKKKLNTFISFPEVLDMGPFLEGKEEKCTYELSAVLIHRGVSAYSGHYIAHVRDAHTNDWYKFNDEEIEKMEGKKLQLGIEEDIAETAKSQTRKPKCSKGYHCSRNAYMLVYKQQTEEIDQTETIVEVPVFLQKLVDQDNKKFEEWCNEMADMRKQSVDKGKAKHEEVKELYELLPAEDGQPYEFVPLEWLKKWLDDSTAIKEIDNSQFLCSHGKLHPDNIGEVKRISSKAADLLFGRYGVISRLDQSSLCRDCVTQRCRVIRLKNQLNEDYREVMNLAKAPLKSDESGFWIGKASLRSWRQLALDQLEEDEEETKHNNNKINGEKSSSAGSKADGVKGDNEEGDGEEMKNFNEDILCYHGGLSIIENDRRLVSAEVWNKLRVYFPKAPEFPQNHESCQQCMRLEREGKENEALNRMMANEQKSSLLNLFQEKNRPTLQKWPQETDILYIVPHYFVDEWRKFIRRPAKSNPVSNVGNSILLCPHGGFMFTYDSMLQGDAQHIALLWPAEWEVISRMFLVDQPISICRIHDKTQDNGNVQYQTHPDLCRECREGFIFQQQXDMRSTRRATVYVRKVIDKKRMIKESAPEFSVSGSDVEDEREEPKMDGEKDPDFSQSEGGAKRQKLNETVSLSVASVAPVTAASKSGIRRSTRHRKLRGEKALIVSANQTLKELKIQIMHAFSVAPFDQNLSIDGRCLTDDSATLGSLGVIPESIICLKADEPIADYAAMDDVYQVCMPEEGFKGTGLLGH